Proteins from one Gimesia maris genomic window:
- a CDS encoding YhaN family protein, with protein sequence MKFLKLDLRAFGPFTDQCLDLSQPAQGLHLIYGPNEAGKSSTLRAITDFLFEIPGRSNDNFIHQYSKLRIGAELEGSEGQRLQIIRRKGNQKTLRCEDDQNPVDESLLQAFLGNIDRTLFELMFGIDHARLRQGGAQILAGEGEIGKLLFAAGAGVANLQDVQSTLTQETEQLLKPTGRSGYIAESANQLRDLQNSVKESQVPLESWKKHDEALQTARAQQGRCDQAIREKQSEFNRLSRIRNTIPIVGRWKQAQAEWEAVRQVPLLDQVFSETYRQTIIDFETARQQQANLAERHQQILAKLKLTVVPEQIIQEATAIETARNELGSYLKAKADLPRLTTARNLAENDVHELLQKLGRPPELSEIESLRLTSDKTILIQTLGTQKEGVVERERSTLRESERINLERSQIVEKLQSLQDLPDYRLLQQKLKLIQQQGDLEKLLQTSQSELRELEQEAEVRLQQLPLWKGAFAEIELLAVPSSTTVDQFAEEFREQERQLGSLQQNLQQQRQDQESIETRLEQLELGQSVPTDAELTEKRQLREQGWQLVLDAWQKNEEDAAAQAEFLDQFPGKDHLSKAYHQSVEHADQVADQLRSDADRVATKAQLLQQRERNLAGEATLLEEIAELQQRQQASEERWQELWTGLQINPRSPKEMSDWLRQQEACCVLSKEIRLKRSAIDEQIQTVATSRTELTTVLTETEPDLKCEQRSLKELLEIADERCQHYQKLENQREQYEEERDSLQKQLCDSLSQASQAQDELQTWKSNWEKAVQEIGLDAEALPAQANQVLADINDLMSKFQKVEQLRIRIDDIQREAEEFSLRTRELIQRIDPELESLPLSEAVNKLDGELKAARLTEEKQTGLLQQERELEHECEEARSSLSRLNTALTEMCRQAGCDNHKNLSQAVEQSQKRQQLEQTSRALQEQILLQSSGSVFEEFLAEVELEAKEADTLPPRMAELENDLNQLNQERDVLIGQIVSETSELAKIDGSAQAAEKAAECESVTARLEEQVHDYVVLKLASSLLNEGIDRYRQKNEGPVLKRASEIFCEITMNAYQGLKVDFDEKAQPVLAAVRNNDLIQVIQMSDGTCDQLYLALRLASLETWLEHHEPLPLIVDDILLNFDDERAVATLKVLSDLARQTQVLFFTHHAHLVKIAEENLSDENLHVTNLHELTFTG encoded by the coding sequence ATGAAATTTCTGAAACTGGATCTGCGTGCCTTTGGCCCGTTCACAGATCAATGCCTGGACCTGTCCCAACCAGCCCAGGGACTGCATCTGATTTATGGTCCCAACGAAGCAGGCAAGAGTTCGACCCTGCGTGCCATCACGGATTTCTTATTTGAAATCCCCGGCCGCTCCAATGATAACTTCATCCATCAATACAGCAAATTACGGATTGGAGCCGAACTGGAGGGCAGCGAAGGTCAACGACTGCAGATCATCCGCCGCAAAGGTAATCAGAAGACTCTACGGTGTGAAGACGATCAGAATCCGGTTGATGAATCCCTGCTCCAGGCATTCCTCGGAAACATCGACCGCACGCTGTTTGAGTTGATGTTCGGTATCGATCACGCACGATTACGCCAAGGGGGAGCCCAGATCCTCGCAGGCGAGGGAGAAATCGGGAAACTGCTGTTCGCCGCGGGGGCTGGAGTTGCCAATCTTCAGGATGTGCAGTCCACGCTCACCCAGGAGACCGAACAGTTACTCAAACCCACGGGCCGCAGCGGCTACATCGCTGAAAGTGCCAATCAACTTCGGGATTTGCAGAATTCCGTCAAAGAATCCCAGGTACCACTGGAATCATGGAAGAAACATGACGAAGCCCTCCAGACAGCCAGAGCACAGCAGGGACGGTGTGATCAGGCTATACGCGAGAAACAGAGTGAATTCAATCGCCTCTCCCGGATCAGGAATACGATCCCTATCGTGGGACGCTGGAAACAGGCGCAAGCGGAATGGGAAGCCGTCCGGCAGGTCCCCCTGCTGGATCAGGTATTTTCCGAAACGTACCGTCAAACCATCATCGATTTCGAAACAGCGCGGCAGCAGCAAGCGAATCTCGCAGAACGTCACCAGCAGATTCTGGCAAAATTGAAGCTGACCGTGGTCCCAGAACAAATCATCCAGGAAGCAACGGCGATCGAAACGGCCCGCAACGAACTGGGCAGTTACCTGAAAGCCAAAGCGGATTTACCTCGCCTGACCACGGCACGAAACTTAGCAGAGAATGATGTGCATGAACTGCTGCAGAAACTGGGGCGTCCTCCTGAATTGTCGGAGATTGAAAGCCTGAGGTTGACTTCGGACAAGACCATTCTCATCCAGACTCTGGGCACGCAGAAAGAGGGGGTAGTCGAACGGGAGCGATCTACCCTGAGGGAAAGCGAACGCATCAACCTTGAACGGTCGCAGATCGTTGAAAAACTCCAGTCACTTCAGGATTTACCCGATTACCGACTGCTGCAGCAGAAACTCAAATTGATCCAGCAGCAGGGGGATCTGGAGAAGCTCCTGCAGACATCGCAAAGCGAACTGCGGGAACTCGAACAAGAAGCGGAAGTCCGGTTACAGCAACTTCCCCTCTGGAAGGGAGCGTTTGCTGAAATTGAACTGCTGGCGGTCCCTTCCTCGACCACCGTTGATCAATTTGCCGAGGAATTCCGGGAACAGGAACGTCAGCTGGGATCGCTCCAGCAGAATTTACAGCAGCAGCGCCAGGATCAGGAGTCCATTGAAACCCGGCTGGAACAACTGGAACTGGGGCAAAGCGTCCCCACTGACGCAGAACTGACTGAAAAACGCCAGCTCCGCGAGCAAGGCTGGCAGCTGGTCCTGGATGCCTGGCAGAAAAATGAGGAGGATGCTGCGGCTCAGGCAGAATTCCTGGACCAGTTCCCCGGCAAGGACCACCTGTCCAAAGCCTACCATCAAAGCGTGGAACATGCGGACCAGGTTGCCGACCAGCTGCGTTCTGATGCCGATCGCGTTGCCACCAAGGCCCAGTTACTGCAACAACGCGAGCGGAATCTAGCAGGGGAAGCCACATTACTGGAAGAGATCGCAGAGCTGCAGCAGCGACAACAGGCAAGCGAAGAACGCTGGCAGGAACTCTGGACCGGTCTGCAAATCAACCCTCGCTCTCCCAAGGAGATGAGTGACTGGTTGCGTCAGCAGGAAGCATGCTGCGTTCTGTCGAAAGAGATTCGTCTGAAACGCTCTGCCATCGATGAACAAATCCAGACAGTCGCCACATCCCGAACAGAGCTCACCACAGTCCTGACAGAGACAGAACCTGATTTGAAGTGTGAGCAGCGGTCGCTCAAAGAGCTGCTGGAGATTGCCGATGAGCGCTGTCAGCATTACCAGAAACTGGAAAACCAGCGGGAACAATACGAGGAGGAACGGGACTCACTGCAAAAACAGCTGTGCGATTCCCTGTCCCAGGCCAGCCAGGCACAGGATGAGCTGCAAACATGGAAGTCCAACTGGGAAAAGGCCGTGCAGGAAATCGGGCTGGATGCCGAAGCGTTACCCGCCCAGGCGAATCAGGTTCTTGCTGACATCAATGACTTAATGAGCAAATTTCAGAAGGTGGAACAGTTGCGAATCCGGATTGATGATATCCAGCGTGAAGCGGAGGAATTTTCACTGCGAACCCGAGAGTTGATCCAGCGTATAGACCCGGAGCTGGAATCCCTGCCCCTTTCTGAAGCCGTCAATAAACTGGATGGTGAGCTGAAGGCAGCGCGTCTGACCGAGGAAAAGCAGACCGGTCTGCTACAGCAGGAACGGGAACTTGAGCATGAATGTGAAGAGGCCAGGAGCTCACTCTCCCGCCTGAACACAGCCCTGACGGAAATGTGTCGCCAGGCCGGCTGTGATAACCATAAGAACTTGTCACAGGCCGTCGAGCAATCTCAAAAACGGCAACAGCTGGAACAGACGAGCCGTGCTCTGCAGGAACAAATCCTGCTGCAGAGCAGTGGCAGCGTCTTCGAAGAATTCCTGGCTGAGGTAGAGCTGGAAGCCAAGGAAGCAGACACTCTTCCCCCGCGGATGGCAGAACTGGAAAACGATCTGAACCAGCTGAACCAGGAACGAGATGTACTGATCGGGCAGATTGTGAGCGAGACCAGCGAGCTGGCCAAAATCGATGGCAGTGCCCAGGCTGCAGAAAAAGCGGCCGAATGCGAAAGCGTGACTGCCCGCCTGGAAGAACAGGTGCATGATTATGTAGTCCTGAAGCTAGCCTCAAGCCTGCTCAACGAAGGCATCGATCGGTACCGACAGAAAAATGAAGGACCGGTCCTGAAGCGGGCCAGTGAAATCTTCTGCGAAATTACAATGAACGCTTACCAGGGGCTGAAAGTCGATTTTGACGAGAAGGCTCAACCGGTCCTGGCCGCGGTGCGCAACAACGATTTAATCCAAGTGATACAAATGAGCGACGGCACCTGCGACCAGCTCTATCTGGCACTCAGGCTGGCCAGCCTGGAAACCTGGCTGGAACATCATGAGCCCCTTCCCCTGATTGTCGATGATATCCTGCTGAATTTTGATGACGAACGTGCCGTTGCCACCCTTAAGGTTCTCTCTGATCTCGCCCGGCAGACCCAGGTCCTGTTTTTCACGCATCACGCACACCTGGTCAAAATCGCTGAAGAAAACCTGTCTGACGAGAATCTGCACGTGACCAATCTCCACGAACTGACTTTCACCGGCTGA
- a CDS encoding endonuclease/exonuclease/phosphatase family protein, translating to MKTVVWNTQWAVPGSKRGLLLSELIQQQQPELICLTEAQAGLLPRDGHVIESSPDYGYPIKPGRRKVILWSKHPWNEVSQHEQLNFPLGRIVSGITRGVRMLGVCIPWNAAHVSSGRKDRKNWEDHLLYLDALQQLLTELDQQVPLAITGDFNQRLPRSRQPKYAYEKMNAVLSLGLTVHTSGNLGPEGAQLIDHMATTSDLQFNGLTVLDRVSTEGVRLSDHFGVAGCLQQQSLEMGAGTPS from the coding sequence ATGAAAACTGTCGTCTGGAATACCCAATGGGCAGTCCCCGGTTCGAAACGGGGACTGCTACTTTCCGAACTGATCCAGCAGCAACAACCGGAGCTGATCTGCCTGACCGAAGCCCAGGCGGGCCTGCTCCCGCGTGACGGACATGTGATCGAGTCCTCCCCCGACTATGGTTATCCCATCAAACCGGGGCGACGCAAAGTGATCCTGTGGAGCAAACACCCTTGGAATGAAGTTTCACAGCATGAGCAGCTGAATTTTCCCTTGGGGCGCATCGTCAGCGGGATTACCCGGGGAGTCCGCATGCTGGGGGTCTGCATCCCCTGGAATGCCGCCCATGTCAGCTCGGGACGCAAAGACCGCAAGAACTGGGAAGACCACCTGCTCTACCTGGATGCCTTACAACAGCTCCTGACCGAACTGGATCAGCAGGTTCCTCTGGCCATCACTGGTGATTTCAACCAGCGTCTGCCGCGCTCGCGTCAGCCTAAGTATGCTTACGAAAAAATGAATGCAGTCCTTTCCCTTGGTCTGACAGTCCATACGTCAGGCAACCTGGGCCCTGAGGGAGCACAACTCATCGACCACATGGCAACAACTTCAGATCTGCAGTTTAATGGTTTGACCGTTTTGGATCGTGTTTCAACCGAGGGCGTCAGGCTGTCTGATCACTTTGGGGTCGCCGGTTGCCTTCAACAGCAGTCACTTGAAATGGGGGCAGGCACACCATCATGA
- a CDS encoding AAA family ATPase translates to MNQPHDPSQDLKESEVIQDAAVPRPAHRQAWIFQANPKYYDIVEALKHLDHFCWSVNQHKNKIREGDQVYLWVSGKQAGIIAQGTVLSDPQLMKEPPEELKFHQVNQKPTEELRVMLHIEERFNQPISRSDLLNDPELQSLTILKSAQMTNYPLTPEEAAALETRCQQSLDFPAKSQLQAAYNNFRKDPAEQLRVRIRRHRAEQLRKLLPQGETMSLEQFNWDIWNIESQTLLDGKDITGQIFSDQQFTPEFIAEVHSALDSDKLELHGIYLWRSGSKVFASSLKNLSDAEKLNRVKTALRILNSTELSSMEKAQQIQTVPGFGSNWATGLTMLYHPQEFAIWNAQSTGALKKLGYDCQDLATFQSSICQLRKEVGASDFLELDWFLYLVNQNIIQINQTDQTFTLEPGKRYWAIALGEGSRIWKECYQQGMIAIGWDELGDYSQYKTKEDFSKAISEYRDDGTTPTNDSYACFQFVHEMKPGDYVLSKKGRTELLGFGVIESDYIFSPERAEYKSIRKVRWLKEGNWALPGNPKWPVKTLTDITDYPRFMNFVLPIISRHKDEAVSIAIDETPPYTLNIALDGVFLSEERFKNILSSMARKKNVILQGPPGVGKTYIAKRLAYSLLGYKDESKVEMVQFHQSYSYEDFIQGYRPKETGGFQRQDGIFHQFCGKAAADESENYVFIIDEINRGNLSKIFGELLMLIEADKRGSEFSIPLTYAKDQSERFFIPQNLHIIGMMNTADRSLSMVDYALRRRFTFIDLQPEFETASFRHFMEKNEVESQIIDLLVNRMHQLNGKIRAEKTNLGPGFEVGHSFFCPQGTEDELGMDWYRSIIRTEIAPLLREYWFDDLDQAEAQISDLLQ, encoded by the coding sequence ATGAATCAGCCCCACGATCCTTCACAAGATCTCAAAGAGTCAGAAGTAATACAAGATGCTGCAGTGCCAAGACCCGCGCACAGACAGGCATGGATTTTCCAGGCAAACCCGAAATATTATGATATCGTCGAAGCACTAAAGCATCTTGATCATTTCTGCTGGTCGGTCAATCAACACAAAAATAAGATTCGTGAGGGAGATCAAGTCTATCTCTGGGTTTCAGGTAAGCAAGCGGGAATCATCGCACAAGGAACTGTCTTATCAGATCCACAACTAATGAAAGAACCACCCGAAGAGCTGAAATTCCACCAGGTAAATCAGAAACCTACCGAAGAACTGCGGGTCATGCTCCATATCGAAGAGCGTTTCAACCAGCCAATCTCACGTTCTGACCTGCTCAATGACCCAGAGCTACAATCACTGACCATCCTAAAGTCAGCACAAATGACAAACTATCCATTGACCCCAGAAGAAGCAGCGGCTTTAGAGACTAGATGTCAGCAGTCCCTGGATTTCCCTGCTAAGAGTCAACTGCAGGCTGCTTACAACAACTTTCGCAAAGATCCGGCCGAACAGTTGAGGGTCCGGATTCGCAGACACAGGGCTGAACAGCTTCGGAAACTACTTCCTCAGGGAGAGACCATGTCCCTGGAGCAATTCAATTGGGATATCTGGAATATCGAATCCCAGACACTGCTGGACGGGAAGGACATCACCGGACAAATCTTTTCCGATCAGCAATTCACGCCTGAGTTCATTGCTGAGGTCCACTCCGCTCTGGATTCAGATAAGCTGGAGTTACATGGGATTTATCTCTGGCGTTCAGGCAGTAAAGTCTTCGCATCGAGCCTGAAAAACCTGAGCGATGCCGAAAAACTGAATCGTGTAAAAACAGCACTACGAATCCTGAATTCCACTGAGCTGTCCTCCATGGAAAAGGCGCAACAGATCCAGACGGTCCCCGGATTTGGAAGCAACTGGGCAACCGGCCTGACGATGCTGTATCATCCCCAAGAATTCGCCATCTGGAATGCTCAGTCAACAGGAGCCCTCAAGAAGCTGGGCTATGACTGTCAGGATCTTGCCACCTTTCAGTCCTCGATCTGCCAGTTACGAAAGGAAGTCGGAGCGAGCGATTTCCTGGAACTGGACTGGTTTCTCTACCTGGTCAATCAAAACATAATCCAAATCAACCAGACAGATCAGACATTCACCCTCGAACCCGGTAAACGATATTGGGCTATCGCGCTGGGGGAGGGATCGAGGATATGGAAAGAGTGCTATCAGCAGGGCATGATTGCAATCGGTTGGGATGAACTTGGCGATTACAGCCAGTACAAGACAAAGGAAGATTTTTCCAAAGCAATTAGTGAGTACCGCGATGATGGTACGACTCCAACAAACGATTCCTATGCTTGTTTTCAGTTTGTGCATGAAATGAAACCGGGAGATTATGTTCTCTCCAAAAAAGGAAGAACTGAACTACTGGGCTTTGGTGTCATTGAGTCTGATTACATCTTTTCCCCTGAGCGTGCAGAATACAAAAGTATTCGAAAAGTGCGTTGGCTGAAAGAAGGCAACTGGGCACTGCCGGGAAACCCCAAATGGCCAGTCAAAACCCTGACTGATATTACCGACTATCCGCGATTCATGAATTTTGTACTGCCAATAATTTCACGTCATAAAGATGAGGCCGTCTCGATTGCCATCGATGAGACTCCTCCATACACGCTCAACATTGCATTGGATGGAGTTTTTTTGTCAGAGGAACGTTTTAAAAATATCCTGAGTTCCATGGCCAGGAAAAAGAATGTCATCCTGCAGGGTCCACCGGGAGTCGGGAAAACGTATATTGCAAAGCGACTGGCCTACTCCCTGCTCGGTTACAAGGACGAATCCAAAGTCGAAATGGTGCAGTTTCATCAATCCTATTCCTACGAGGATTTCATCCAGGGATACCGTCCTAAAGAAACGGGTGGTTTCCAGCGTCAGGACGGCATCTTCCATCAATTCTGCGGAAAAGCCGCTGCCGATGAATCAGAAAACTACGTTTTCATCATTGATGAAATCAACCGAGGCAACCTCAGCAAGATCTTTGGGGAACTGTTGATGCTGATCGAAGCGGACAAACGAGGTTCCGAATTCTCAATCCCTCTGACCTATGCGAAAGACCAGAGCGAACGTTTTTTCATCCCCCAGAATCTGCATATCATAGGGATGATGAATACGGCTGATCGTTCACTGTCCATGGTAGACTATGCCCTGCGTCGGCGTTTTACCTTTATTGACCTCCAGCCTGAATTTGAAACCGCGTCATTCCGGCATTTTATGGAGAAGAACGAAGTCGAGAGCCAGATAATTGACCTGCTGGTCAATCGCATGCATCAACTAAACGGTAAGATCCGTGCAGAAAAAACCAACCTGGGCCCCGGTTTTGAAGTCGGGCATAGCTTTTTCTGTCCTCAAGGAACAGAAGACGAACTGGGAATGGACTGGTACCGTTCGATCATCCGTACTGAAATCGCCCCATTATTACGCGAGTACTGGTTTGATGATCTGGACCAGGCAGAAGCACAGATTTCGGATCTGCTCCAATGA
- the mcrC gene encoding 5-methylcytosine-specific restriction endonuclease system specificity protein McrC yields the protein MTIPIQNIYYLLCYAWDKLQEGQIVSVSPEDCQTTAELFARVLDSGVTHLLKRGLDRNYISEEIETSSLRGKFDITTTIKQNLLRKSRVHCVVDSFSYDVPHNRIIKATLRNLLRCRELDRDQRDRLLRLYRRLHDVSDIKLTPKDFNNVQLHRNNAWYGFLLQVCRLIYDNLLINEETGDSQFRDFLRDERQMARLFENFVFNFYRKEQSVFKVKSELLTWQGVDATPEDQQFLPRMRTDVSLDSSTRKIVLDAKYYKDSLQSFHGNSSVHSENLYQLFAYLKNFYLKNIQNGDSRPIEGILLYPTTGQSLSLNYEIHGHSIRIVTLNLNTSWKEIRQQLLNILEPNPLSLTLPVLENPEH from the coding sequence ATGACGATTCCTATCCAAAATATCTACTATCTGCTCTGTTATGCCTGGGACAAACTTCAGGAGGGGCAGATCGTCTCGGTCTCGCCTGAGGATTGCCAGACGACTGCGGAATTGTTTGCCCGGGTCCTGGATTCAGGCGTCACCCACCTTCTGAAACGGGGACTCGACCGGAATTATATTTCCGAAGAGATTGAGACCAGCAGCCTGCGTGGCAAATTTGATATCACAACGACGATCAAACAGAACCTGCTCCGCAAAAGCCGGGTTCATTGTGTGGTTGATTCTTTCAGCTACGACGTACCCCACAACCGCATCATTAAAGCCACACTTCGCAATCTACTGCGCTGCCGGGAACTGGATCGGGACCAGCGCGATCGCCTGTTGCGTCTCTACCGGCGTCTGCATGATGTGAGTGATATCAAACTCACTCCCAAAGATTTCAACAACGTGCAACTACACCGCAATAACGCATGGTACGGCTTTCTGCTGCAGGTCTGTCGCCTGATTTATGACAATCTCCTGATCAACGAAGAAACCGGCGATTCACAATTTCGGGATTTTTTGCGGGATGAACGACAGATGGCCCGCCTGTTTGAAAATTTCGTGTTCAATTTTTATCGCAAGGAGCAATCGGTATTCAAAGTCAAAAGTGAACTGCTTACCTGGCAGGGCGTTGACGCCACGCCCGAGGATCAACAGTTTCTGCCCCGCATGCGAACCGATGTCTCACTGGACTCCTCTACTCGTAAAATTGTGCTGGATGCCAAATACTACAAGGACAGTTTACAGAGCTTCCACGGGAACTCATCTGTGCATTCCGAAAACCTTTATCAACTGTTTGCATATCTGAAAAATTTTTATCTGAAAAATATCCAAAATGGTGATTCCCGTCCGATCGAAGGAATACTGCTCTATCCCACGACGGGACAATCTCTATCGCTCAACTATGAAATTCACGGCCATTCCATCCGCATTGTAACCCTGAATCTGAATACCAGTTGGAAGGAGATCCGCCAGCAGCTCTTGAACATTCTGGAACCGAATCCCCTGAGCCTTACTCTACCCGTCTTGGAGAATCCGGAACATTAA
- a CDS encoding TY-Chap2 family putative peptide chaperone, translated as MNSGRQLQEILSWRLITEFWRRFPDRFFLIETHPGGGQYDCLSLIELEAGFSSALSINREGSLHLSYGCTPGVWPDWSERMAVDPGVFLDELCQSIGDDVPQKLPPSTPSTIAFRFICEFLTHATGRLDNWECRNGFLDSSGFGCGRQDAWFNCFPTLKNSDYLKRLVKGELDPAYRYWFLLKDMMPQLCIDIGGKLYTRGGDTHDLAAIYFQHKKVWPVIAETAIQLLP; from the coding sequence ATGAATTCAGGCAGACAATTACAGGAAATCCTTTCCTGGCGGCTGATAACCGAGTTTTGGAGACGATTTCCGGATCGTTTTTTCCTGATTGAGACACACCCCGGTGGCGGGCAGTATGACTGCCTCAGCCTCATTGAACTGGAAGCAGGTTTCTCCTCAGCTCTCAGTATCAATCGAGAGGGGAGCCTTCACTTATCATATGGATGTACTCCAGGAGTCTGGCCGGACTGGTCAGAGCGTATGGCCGTTGATCCGGGAGTCTTTCTGGATGAGTTATGCCAGTCCATAGGGGATGATGTTCCGCAGAAGCTCCCTCCATCGACACCATCAACGATCGCGTTTCGATTTATCTGTGAGTTTCTAACACACGCAACGGGGCGGCTGGACAACTGGGAATGCCGAAATGGATTCCTGGACTCATCAGGATTTGGTTGTGGGAGGCAGGATGCGTGGTTCAATTGTTTCCCAACATTGAAAAATTCAGATTACCTCAAAAGACTGGTTAAGGGAGAGTTGGACCCTGCCTATCGCTATTGGTTCCTGTTGAAGGATATGATGCCACAGCTCTGCATTGACATCGGAGGCAAGCTCTACACCCGGGGAGGGGATACACATGACCTGGCGGCGATCTATTTCCAGCATAAAAAGGTATGGCCTGTTATTGCAGAGACGGCGATTCAGCTTTTACCTTAA